The following coding sequences lie in one Cronobacter universalis NCTC 9529 genomic window:
- the dnaQ gene encoding DNA polymerase III subunit epsilon: MSTAITRQIVLDTETTGMNQIGAHYEGHRIIEIGAVEVINRRLTGNNFHVYLKPDRLVDPEAFMVHGISDEFLMNKPVFGDVVEDFLDYIRGAELVIHNASFDIGFMDYEFGMLKRGLPKTETFCKITDSLALARKMFPGKRNSLDALCSRYEIDNTKRTLHGALLDAQILADVYLAMTGGQTSIAFAMEGDGQQQRDDTSIQRVVRQASRLKVVRACDEELAAHESRLDLVQKKGGSCLWRA, encoded by the coding sequence ATGAGCACAGCTATTACACGACAGATCGTTCTGGATACCGAAACCACCGGTATGAACCAGATAGGCGCCCATTATGAAGGGCACCGTATTATTGAGATCGGTGCGGTCGAAGTCATCAACCGCCGCCTGACCGGCAATAACTTCCACGTCTACCTCAAGCCCGACCGGCTGGTGGACCCGGAAGCCTTTATGGTTCACGGGATCTCCGATGAGTTCCTGATGAATAAACCCGTTTTCGGCGATGTGGTGGAAGATTTTCTCGATTACATCCGCGGCGCTGAGCTGGTCATCCATAACGCCTCGTTCGATATCGGCTTTATGGATTACGAATTCGGTATGCTTAAGCGCGGCCTGCCGAAAACCGAAACGTTCTGCAAAATCACCGACAGCCTGGCGCTGGCCCGTAAAATGTTTCCGGGCAAGCGCAATAGCCTTGATGCGTTATGCTCGCGTTATGAAATAGACAACACCAAGCGTACGCTGCACGGGGCGTTACTCGATGCCCAGATCCTCGCGGATGTCTATCTGGCGATGACCGGCGGGCAGACTTCCATCGCGTTCGCGATGGAAGGGGACGGGCAACAGCAGCGCGATGATACCAGCATTCAGCGTGTGGTGCGCCAGGCGTCGCGCCTGAAAGTGGTCAGGGCCTGCGATGAAGAGCTGGCGGCGCATGAATCGCGTCTCGATCTGGTGCAGAAAAAGGGCGGCAGTTGCCTTTGGCGCGCCTGA
- the lpcA gene encoding D-sedoheptulose 7-phosphate isomerase, translated as MYQDLIRNELNEAAETLANFLKDEANIHAIQRAAVLLADSFKAGGKVLSCGNGGSHCDAMHFAEELTGRYRENRPGYPAIAISDVSHISCVGNDFGYDHIFSRYVEAVGREGDVLLGISTSGNSGNVIKAIDAARAKGMKVITLTGKDGGKMAGTADVEIRVPHFGYADRIQEIHIKVIHILIQLIEKEMVKA; from the coding sequence ATGTACCAGGATCTGATTCGTAACGAGCTGAACGAAGCGGCCGAAACGCTGGCTAACTTTCTGAAAGATGAAGCCAATATTCACGCTATCCAGCGTGCGGCGGTGTTGCTGGCGGACAGCTTTAAAGCAGGCGGCAAAGTGCTCTCCTGCGGTAACGGCGGCTCGCACTGCGACGCGATGCACTTCGCCGAAGAGCTGACCGGGCGCTACCGTGAAAATCGTCCGGGCTACCCGGCAATCGCAATTTCCGACGTCAGCCACATCTCCTGCGTCGGTAACGACTTCGGTTACGACCATATCTTCTCCCGCTATGTCGAAGCGGTTGGGCGCGAGGGCGATGTCCTGCTCGGCATTTCTACCTCCGGCAACTCCGGCAATGTGATCAAAGCGATTGACGCCGCGCGCGCCAAAGGCATGAAAGTCATCACGCTGACCGGTAAAGACGGCGGCAAAATGGCCGGAACGGCGGATGTGGAAATTCGCGTGCCGCATTTTGGCTATGCTGATCGTATTCAGGAAATTCACATCAAAGTGATCCACATCCTGATCCAGCTTATCGAAAAAGAGATGGTCAAAGCCTAA
- the fadE gene encoding acyl-CoA dehydrogenase FadE, translated as MMILSIVATLVLIGALFYHRVSLPLSSLILLAWTAALGAVGLWSLWLLVPLAIILVPLNVTPVRKSLISAPVFRGFRKVMPPMSRTEKEAIDAGTTWWEGDLFRGNPDWQKLHNYPQPKLTAEEQAFLDGPVEEACRMANDFQITHEMADLPPELWAFLKEHRFFAMIIKKEYGGLEFSAYAQSRVLQKLSGVSGILAITVGVPNSLGPGELLQHYGTDAQKNHYLPRLARGVEIPCFALTSPEAGSDAGAIPDTGVVCMGEWQGEQVLGMRLTWNKRYITLAPIATVLGLAFKLSDPDRLLGGEQELGITCALIPTNTPGVEIGRRHFPLNVPFQNGPTRGNNIFVPIDYIIGGPKMAGQGWRMLVECLSVGRGITLPSNSTGSLKSIALATGAYAHIRRQFKVSIGKMEGIEEPLARIAGNAYVMDAAASLITYGIMLGEKPAVLSAIVKYHCTHRGQQSIIDAMDIAGGKGIMLGEGNFLARAYQGAPIAITVEGANILTRTMMIFGQGAIRCHPYVLEEMAAAQNNDVNAFDKLLFRHIGHVGSNLVRSFWLGLTNGLTSRSPTRDATRRYYQHINRLSASLALLSDVSMAVLGGSLKRRERISARLGDVLSQLYLASAVLKRYDDEGRQEADLPLVHWGVQDALHQAEQAISDLLRNFPNGAVAGLLSLAIFPAGRRYDAPSDKLDHKLAKILQTPSATRSRIGRGQYLTPSEHNPVGLLEQALLEVMAADPVHQRICKEMGKNLPFTRLDELAKRALKEGRINEDEAAILIRAEESRLRSINVDDFEPDALATQPVKLPETVRKVEAA; from the coding sequence ATGATGATCTTGAGTATCGTTGCCACCCTCGTTCTGATCGGTGCGCTGTTTTACCATCGCGTCAGCCTGCCGCTCAGCAGCCTGATCCTGCTCGCCTGGACCGCCGCCCTGGGCGCCGTCGGCCTCTGGTCGCTGTGGCTGCTGGTGCCGCTGGCGATTATTCTGGTGCCGTTGAACGTTACGCCAGTGCGTAAATCGCTGATCTCCGCGCCCGTGTTCCGCGGCTTTCGTAAAGTGATGCCGCCGATGTCGCGCACGGAGAAAGAAGCGATCGACGCCGGGACGACCTGGTGGGAAGGCGATCTGTTCCGCGGCAACCCGGACTGGCAGAAGCTGCATAACTACCCGCAGCCGAAGCTGACCGCCGAAGAGCAGGCGTTTCTTGACGGCCCGGTGGAAGAAGCGTGCCGCATGGCGAATGACTTCCAGATAACCCACGAAATGGCGGATCTGCCGCCGGAGCTGTGGGCGTTCCTGAAAGAGCATCGCTTCTTCGCGATGATCATCAAAAAAGAGTACGGCGGTCTGGAGTTCTCGGCTTACGCGCAGTCCCGCGTGCTGCAAAAACTCTCCGGCGTCTCCGGCATTCTCGCCATCACTGTGGGCGTGCCAAACTCCCTCGGCCCTGGCGAACTGCTGCAACACTACGGCACCGACGCGCAGAAGAACCACTACCTGCCGCGCCTGGCGCGTGGCGTGGAAATCCCCTGCTTCGCGCTGACCAGCCCGGAAGCGGGCTCCGATGCGGGCGCCATTCCGGATACCGGCGTGGTCTGCATGGGCGAATGGCAAGGCGAGCAGGTGCTCGGCATGCGCCTCACCTGGAACAAGCGCTACATTACGCTCGCGCCTATCGCTACGGTGCTGGGCCTCGCGTTTAAACTCTCTGACCCGGATCGCCTGCTGGGCGGCGAGCAGGAGCTCGGCATTACCTGCGCGCTGATCCCGACAAACACGCCAGGTGTTGAAATCGGCCGCCGCCACTTCCCGCTCAACGTGCCGTTCCAGAACGGGCCGACGCGCGGCAACAATATCTTTGTGCCTATCGATTACATTATCGGCGGGCCGAAAATGGCCGGTCAGGGCTGGCGTATGCTGGTGGAATGCCTGTCGGTGGGCCGCGGCATTACGCTGCCGTCCAACTCGACTGGTAGCCTGAAGTCGATTGCGCTCGCCACCGGCGCCTACGCCCACATTCGCCGTCAGTTCAAAGTCTCGATCGGTAAGATGGAAGGGATTGAAGAGCCGCTGGCGCGCATCGCCGGTAACGCCTACGTGATGGACGCCGCGGCGTCGCTGATTACTTACGGCATTATGCTTGGCGAAAAACCGGCGGTACTGTCGGCGATTGTGAAATATCACTGCACCCACCGCGGTCAGCAGTCCATTATTGACGCGATGGATATCGCAGGCGGTAAAGGCATTATGCTCGGCGAGGGCAACTTCCTGGCCCGCGCTTACCAGGGCGCGCCTATCGCGATTACCGTGGAAGGCGCGAATATCCTGACCCGCACCATGATGATCTTCGGCCAGGGCGCGATCCGCTGCCATCCGTATGTGCTGGAAGAGATGGCGGCGGCGCAGAATAACGACGTGAACGCCTTCGATAAGCTGCTGTTCCGCCATATTGGCCATGTGGGCAGCAACCTGGTGCGCAGCTTCTGGCTTGGCCTGACCAACGGCCTGACCAGCCGCAGCCCGACCCGCGACGCCACGCGCCGCTACTATCAGCATATCAACCGCCTGAGCGCCAGCCTGGCGCTGCTCTCCGACGTGTCGATGGCGGTACTGGGCGGCAGCCTGAAGCGTCGCGAGCGTATCTCGGCGCGCCTGGGCGATGTGCTGAGCCAGCTCTATCTGGCCTCGGCAGTCCTGAAACGCTATGACGACGAAGGCCGCCAGGAAGCGGATCTCCCGCTGGTGCACTGGGGCGTGCAAGATGCGCTGCATCAGGCCGAGCAGGCGATTAGCGATCTGCTGCGTAACTTCCCGAATGGCGCGGTGGCTGGCCTGTTGAGCCTGGCGATTTTCCCGGCGGGCCGCCGTTACGACGCGCCTTCCGATAAGCTCGACCATAAGCTTGCGAAGATCCTGCAAACGCCGTCGGCGACCCGCTCGCGCATCGGCCGCGGTCAGTACCTGACGCCGAGCGAGCATAACCCGGTCGGGCTGCTGGAACAGGCGCTGCTGGAGGTGATGGCCGCCGATCCTGTCCACCAGCGGATCTGCAAAGAGATGGGCAAAAACCTGCCGTTTACCCGTCTTGATGAGCTGGCGAAACGCGCGCTGAAAGAAGGCCGCATCAATGAAGACGAGGCCGCCATTCTTATCCGCGCCGAAGAGAGCCGTCTGCGCAGCATTAACGTAGACGATTTCGAGCCGGATGCGCTGGCGACACAGCCGGTAAAGCTGCCGGAGACGGTACGTAAAGTCGAAGCAGCCTGA
- a CDS encoding fimbrial protein, with translation MKNSNRDSLFCNNTLMRSLILLLLTQLLWFSQAAFAFHCDGPYGSIPVHGGSSTVTIDVDPNFEDGKNILIDLSQITCTNDAPGVVDTLYISERTPPSTVGLLEPIAGIEISGTNYSLASSVGKTIIPSFSKGSRNINSRFFIYLDKQIIKPLKINKGDLLLKIEFRQTSSQDGTWYYTWNFISNNDTYINTTTCKINNGSVIDVDYQTVIVTDVQSAPTQALTRDVPLNFNCDDKTYSSPIKITLSAAAAGEYDENGAFLTSTPGLGITMLHNGSVVPVNGYFSSVITNGQGSDNVSFALVKQNAATRLATGAFQASASLIMESE, from the coding sequence ATGAAAAATAGTAACCGTGACTCCCTTTTTTGCAATAATACGCTGATGCGTAGCCTTATACTCCTTCTCTTAACCCAGTTATTATGGTTTTCTCAAGCCGCTTTCGCTTTTCACTGCGATGGTCCCTACGGTTCAATCCCTGTCCATGGAGGAAGCAGCACGGTAACCATTGATGTCGACCCGAATTTCGAAGATGGCAAAAATATCCTGATTGATCTTTCCCAGATCACCTGCACGAACGATGCTCCTGGCGTGGTAGATACACTCTATATTAGCGAAAGAACCCCACCAAGCACGGTAGGTCTGTTGGAACCTATTGCAGGAATTGAAATTTCCGGGACCAATTACTCTTTAGCATCATCGGTCGGAAAAACCATTATTCCCAGTTTTAGCAAAGGCTCCAGAAATATTAATTCTCGCTTCTTTATTTATCTCGACAAGCAAATCATCAAGCCGTTAAAAATAAACAAAGGAGATCTATTGCTTAAAATCGAGTTCCGCCAGACCAGCTCACAAGATGGTACCTGGTATTACACGTGGAATTTTATTTCAAACAATGATACCTATATTAATACGACCACCTGTAAAATTAATAACGGCAGCGTTATCGATGTGGATTATCAAACAGTCATCGTGACTGACGTTCAGTCTGCTCCCACGCAGGCACTGACCAGAGACGTTCCTTTAAACTTTAATTGCGATGATAAAACGTACTCTTCCCCAATAAAGATCACACTCAGTGCCGCTGCCGCGGGTGAATATGATGAAAATGGCGCATTCCTGACATCCACACCAGGTTTAGGCATTACTATGCTTCATAACGGGAGCGTTGTGCCGGTAAACGGCTATTTCTCAAGCGTAATCACCAATGGTCAAGGCTCCGATAATGTCTCGTTTGCGCTCGTCAAACAAAACGCTGCAACACGCCTTGCGACAGGTGCTTTTCAGGCTTCTGCCTCGCTAATAATGGAAAGTGAATAA
- a CDS encoding amidohydrolase, whose amino-acid sequence MSGLKISLMQQPLSWMDGPANLRHFDVLLEKVQGRDLIVLPEMFTTGFAMEAAQSSLPEETVVAWMQEKARQTGAMVAGSAALQSERGPVNRFLLAEPQGAVHRYDKRHLFRMADEHQHYVAGDTRLVVEWRGWRILPLVCYDLRFPVWSRNRDDYDLALYVANWPAPRALHWQALLTARAIENQAYVAGCNRVGSDGNGHHYRGDSRIINPQGEIIAASEAHQAVRVEAELSLESLKDYREKFPAWQDADRFTLG is encoded by the coding sequence GTGTCTGGTTTAAAAATTTCGCTGATGCAGCAGCCGCTGAGCTGGATGGACGGTCCCGCTAACCTGCGCCACTTCGACGTGCTGCTGGAAAAGGTGCAGGGACGGGATCTGATTGTGCTGCCGGAGATGTTTACCACGGGCTTTGCGATGGAAGCCGCGCAGTCGTCGCTGCCCGAAGAGACCGTCGTCGCCTGGATGCAGGAAAAAGCCCGCCAGACCGGCGCGATGGTGGCCGGCAGCGCGGCGTTGCAGAGCGAGCGCGGGCCGGTGAACCGTTTTTTACTGGCGGAGCCGCAGGGCGCGGTGCATCGCTACGATAAACGGCATCTCTTCCGCATGGCCGATGAGCATCAGCATTATGTGGCAGGCGACACGCGCCTGGTGGTGGAGTGGCGCGGCTGGCGCATTCTGCCGCTGGTCTGTTACGACCTGCGCTTCCCGGTGTGGTCGCGCAACCGCGACGATTATGACCTGGCGCTGTATGTGGCGAACTGGCCCGCCCCGCGCGCCCTGCACTGGCAGGCGCTGCTGACGGCGCGCGCTATCGAAAACCAGGCGTATGTCGCGGGCTGTAACCGCGTCGGCAGCGACGGCAACGGCCATCACTATCGCGGCGACAGTCGCATTATCAACCCGCAGGGCGAAATCATCGCCGCGAGCGAGGCGCATCAGGCGGTACGCGTGGAAGCCGAATTGTCGCTGGAATCGCTTAAAGATTATCGCGAGAAATTCCCCGCCTGGCAGGACGCCGACCGGTTTACGCTCGGGTAA